Proteins encoded by one window of Novipirellula artificiosorum:
- a CDS encoding right-handed parallel beta-helix repeat-containing protein, giving the protein MSWLAMAMCMQLSRDYIFKTYFSVNRLMQAAVNEGLQWKTRGKGEAWWLLFLLLVSPGVCCGNGLLEGKSLQADLDAGKDISLRPGQVVELQEALKFRVAGQRIETVGVKTASNYARITHVDGGHGTLIDASGIAGATLSKLVLDGNRPGFHPPEGLAAQEPMLSFGGEGAVGQQVLNCIVIGSRCAGGWAAIHIQEGGQGIVVADNLVFSSGVDFRGNGRSQGEKPHGMADGISTASRDTSILNNLIYDATDEGIMVQGAPGTQVRGNVVVAISREMLGGIALIDPFRFHAMDAENKVFDYRNGPSGAVICRKILCP; this is encoded by the coding sequence ATGTCCTGGCTGGCGATGGCTATGTGCATGCAATTAAGTAGGGATTACATTTTCAAAACATATTTTTCAGTGAATCGTCTTATGCAAGCTGCTGTAAATGAGGGTCTTCAGTGGAAAACCCGAGGGAAGGGCGAAGCCTGGTGGTTGCTCTTTCTTCTCCTGGTTTCACCTGGTGTCTGTTGCGGAAACGGGCTGCTGGAAGGGAAATCGCTGCAGGCGGATTTAGATGCGGGCAAGGACATTTCCTTGCGCCCCGGGCAGGTGGTTGAGTTGCAGGAAGCTTTGAAGTTTCGCGTGGCGGGTCAGCGGATTGAAACAGTTGGAGTGAAGACGGCCTCGAACTATGCAAGAATCACGCATGTGGATGGGGGTCACGGAACACTGATTGATGCCAGCGGGATCGCCGGCGCAACTTTGTCGAAACTGGTCCTGGACGGGAATCGACCGGGCTTCCACCCCCCGGAAGGACTTGCAGCGCAGGAACCCATGCTTTCTTTCGGAGGCGAAGGGGCCGTGGGCCAGCAAGTCCTCAACTGCATTGTCATCGGAAGTCGATGCGCCGGGGGATGGGCGGCGATCCATATCCAGGAAGGCGGGCAGGGAATTGTCGTTGCAGACAATCTCGTCTTTTCCTCAGGTGTGGACTTCCGCGGAAACGGTCGCTCCCAAGGCGAGAAGCCGCATGGAATGGCCGATGGTATTTCGACCGCCAGTCGTGATACGTCCATCTTGAATAATCTGATTTACGACGCAACTGATGAAGGCATCATGGTGCAAGGCGCGCCGGGGACGCAGGTCAGAGGGAATGTGGTCGTTGCGATTTCGCGAGAAATGCTGGGAGGCATCGCGCTGATTGATCCATTCCGTTTTCACGCGATGGACGCGGAGAATAAGGTTTTTGATTACCGGAACGGACCATCGGGAGCAGTCATTTGCAGGAAGATTTTGTGCCCATGA
- a CDS encoding alpha/beta hydrolase, which produces MGHQTEVDMIARSRFALTALAGYFIAVTCALTGHASEETVAVAKVVNGMGIPIVVHQPTSGQGPYPVVFHVHGGGWNGGTSTEVPPATVGQEARILCDRLGIVFVGLAYRCKEQGGTYPLAMSDLQDSVAWFRQRAEAFNADLSRFGFSGGSAGAPLSAMMAQQTPQCRSYLGCWGIYDFTNSEESLFPDEEARRRYGLASDDEAFEASAFHHLRRPPPATLLLHGGLDILTHPSQSLRFREQIEAEGGSGQAIIFSEMNHNFMSPNNPDAFKKSVLAISRFYQEQFDLAFDEYAQFERDLDDMLDGYFPADSVDEQALLGIWEGKFESLVLSEEGRAEIINRQRRRIPAAYSTETATIEVTSNDESRTFHLRRDGRAIYEILQDERRAGMKVLYSKRK; this is translated from the coding sequence ATGGGACATCAAACTGAGGTAGACATGATTGCACGGAGCCGGTTCGCACTCACCGCACTCGCGGGTTACTTCATCGCGGTGACCTGTGCATTGACGGGCCACGCTAGCGAAGAAACGGTTGCTGTCGCGAAAGTGGTTAACGGCATGGGGATTCCGATCGTTGTTCACCAACCAACATCGGGCCAAGGCCCCTATCCTGTCGTCTTTCATGTTCACGGTGGGGGATGGAATGGTGGAACATCCACCGAAGTGCCGCCCGCAACTGTTGGGCAGGAAGCGAGGATCCTCTGCGACCGCTTGGGTATCGTCTTCGTTGGTTTGGCTTACCGATGCAAGGAGCAAGGCGGAACCTATCCGTTGGCGATGAGTGATCTGCAAGATTCCGTCGCCTGGTTTCGGCAACGAGCCGAGGCGTTCAACGCCGATCTCTCGCGGTTCGGCTTCAGCGGCGGATCGGCAGGTGCGCCGCTTTCCGCGATGATGGCCCAGCAGACGCCGCAATGCAGAAGCTATCTGGGATGCTGGGGAATCTACGATTTCACGAATAGTGAGGAGTCGCTGTTTCCGGACGAAGAAGCTCGCCGGCGATATGGCCTTGCCAGTGACGACGAGGCGTTTGAAGCGTCGGCATTTCACCATTTACGCCGTCCGCCGCCTGCCACTCTGCTGCTGCATGGTGGCCTCGACATCCTGACTCACCCCTCGCAGAGCCTCAGATTCCGCGAGCAAATCGAAGCAGAGGGCGGCAGCGGTCAGGCCATTATTTTCTCGGAAATGAACCACAACTTCATGAGCCCGAATAACCCCGATGCGTTCAAAAAGAGTGTTCTTGCTATATCACGTTTCTATCAAGAGCAATTCGACCTCGCTTTCGATGAATACGCTCAGTTCGAAAGAGACCTGGACGACATGCTGGATGGATACTTCCCTGCCGACTCGGTTGACGAGCAGGCATTACTTGGCATCTGGGAAGGTAAGTTCGAAAGCCTGGTGCTCTCTGAGGAGGGGCGAGCAGAGATCATCAATAGGCAAAGGAGGAGGATTCCGGCTGCTTACAGCACGGAGACCGCGACGATTGAGGTTACTTCAAACGATGAAAGCCGGACGTTCCATTTGAGACGCGACGGGCGCGCGATCTATGAGATCTTGCAGGACGAACGTAGGGCAGGAATGAAAGTGCTCTATTCGAAACGGAAATAG
- a CDS encoding tetratricopeptide repeat protein has product MYNKLGNTLRNEGKLTEAIAVYNQAIERDPQNIDAHRRLCAALQVQGPMAETLDAARKLVELNPGNADAYNVLAWLLVTVPIENGEYQDIDSAVSLAQNACKLAPNNAGFWNTLGVAHYRAEQWQEVIAAMEESMELGVDHPTNWLFLAMAHQRQGNRDEAQHWYRKSIAWRGRKKLDAKLQSFYTEAATVVEP; this is encoded by the coding sequence CTGTACAATAAACTCGGCAATACCTTGAGGAACGAAGGGAAACTGACCGAGGCGATAGCCGTCTACAACCAAGCCATTGAGCGGGATCCACAAAACATCGACGCCCATCGCAGGCTCTGCGCCGCGTTGCAAGTTCAGGGTCCGATGGCAGAAACGCTCGACGCTGCTCGCAAGCTCGTTGAGCTTAACCCCGGAAATGCTGACGCCTACAACGTGTTGGCATGGTTGCTTGTAACCGTCCCCATCGAGAACGGTGAATATCAAGACATCGATTCCGCCGTTTCCCTCGCTCAAAACGCGTGTAAACTGGCTCCCAATAACGCGGGCTTTTGGAATACGCTGGGTGTCGCCCACTATCGAGCGGAGCAATGGCAAGAGGTCATTGCCGCGATGGAAGAGTCGATGGAACTCGGTGTGGACCATCCCACCAACTGGTTGTTTCTCGCAATGGCCCATCAGCGACAGGGCAATCGAGACGAAGCCCAACATTGGTATCGAAAGTCGATTGCTTGGCGTGGTAGGAAAAAGCTCGATGCGAAGCTACAAAGTTTTTACACCGAAGCCGCAACGGTGGTCGAGCCGTAA
- a CDS encoding sulfatase: MLSFTTLAAAESQPNVLFLAVDDMNDWIGCLETTPHAITPNIDRLAARGVNFTNAHTAGVFCAPSRAAIFSGQYASTTGCYETPNYFVGHPEIEALQMSFAKGGYATFGAGKLFHHPEGAIDQRGWTEFFLRNQFQRESGWPLESWSSETPVPQPFPASVYNQGQTFKAGLFLEWAGIPNDKEEEMADTIRVNWAVKQLKQKHDKPFFLACGLYSPHYPNYCPQKYFDLYDPAKIEMPPMKENDLEDLPPKTRKRTEARKLFHHEKLVKMGAMADAIHGYLACISYADAMLGRVLDALESSPYADNTIVVLWSDHGYHHGEKGQWGKHTLWERTSNVPFIWAGPGITEGVKTDVTVSLIDIYPTLSEMCDLPTPHQPLEGESLAQALSNPSAATDRNVYLPYMTPGEYAIINRDWRYIRYGEDGEELYSLREDPNEWNNLVSDDQYADDKYADVKANLSRSAPKTFAAPEEKLNLRKDLVIEGDTFRWEKGKGNYTPQPKYRPYTSQ, translated from the coding sequence ATGCTGAGCTTCACAACGCTCGCCGCCGCCGAATCGCAGCCCAACGTGCTGTTCCTGGCGGTTGACGATATGAACGACTGGATCGGGTGTCTGGAAACGACGCCGCACGCCATCACACCGAACATCGATCGATTGGCGGCACGCGGCGTCAACTTTACGAACGCCCATACCGCAGGCGTGTTTTGCGCCCCCAGTCGCGCTGCGATCTTTTCTGGTCAGTACGCTTCGACGACCGGTTGCTATGAGACTCCGAACTACTTCGTGGGACACCCCGAAATCGAAGCTCTTCAAATGAGCTTCGCAAAAGGTGGCTACGCGACGTTTGGTGCGGGGAAGTTGTTTCATCATCCCGAGGGTGCGATCGACCAGCGAGGCTGGACCGAGTTTTTCCTCCGCAACCAATTCCAGCGTGAGAGCGGTTGGCCGTTGGAGTCCTGGAGTAGCGAAACGCCTGTCCCTCAACCATTTCCCGCAAGTGTTTACAACCAAGGCCAGACGTTCAAAGCGGGACTCTTTCTTGAATGGGCTGGAATCCCGAATGACAAAGAAGAAGAGATGGCCGACACGATTCGAGTCAATTGGGCGGTCAAACAACTGAAACAGAAACACGACAAACCGTTCTTTCTCGCCTGCGGTCTTTACTCGCCCCACTACCCCAACTATTGTCCACAGAAGTACTTCGATCTGTACGATCCAGCGAAGATCGAGATGCCTCCGATGAAGGAAAACGATTTGGAAGACCTACCGCCCAAGACGCGCAAGCGGACAGAGGCCCGGAAGCTTTTCCATCACGAGAAGCTCGTCAAAATGGGTGCGATGGCTGATGCGATCCACGGGTACCTTGCCTGCATCAGTTACGCCGATGCAATGCTGGGCCGCGTGCTTGACGCGTTGGAATCGAGTCCTTACGCCGACAATACCATTGTGGTGTTGTGGAGTGACCACGGATATCACCATGGCGAGAAAGGCCAATGGGGCAAGCACACGCTCTGGGAACGCACATCGAATGTGCCTTTCATTTGGGCTGGTCCAGGAATCACCGAAGGCGTCAAGACGGATGTCACGGTCAGTTTGATCGACATCTACCCAACGCTCTCTGAGATGTGTGATCTGCCGACGCCTCATCAGCCACTCGAGGGCGAGTCGCTCGCGCAGGCTCTGAGCAATCCTTCGGCAGCAACCGATCGCAATGTCTATTTGCCCTACATGACCCCAGGCGAATACGCCATCATCAATCGTGACTGGCGTTACATCCGTTATGGGGAGGACGGCGAAGAACTTTACAGCCTTCGCGAAGATCCCAATGAGTGGAATAACCTCGTGTCGGATGATCAGTATGCAGACGATAAGTATGCCGACGTGAAGGCCAATCTTAGCAGGTCTGCTCCGAAGACCTTTGCCGCGCCGGAAGAGAAACTCAATTTGCGAAAAGATCTTGTGATTGAAGGTGACACCTTCCGCTGGGAAAAGGGCAAAGGAAACTATACGCCGCAGCCGAAATACCGTCCCTACACTTCCCAATGA